One window of the Pyrinomonadaceae bacterium genome contains the following:
- a CDS encoding pyridoxine 5'-phosphate synthase, with protein sequence MTARLNVNIDHVATVRQARRTIEPSVVAAAMACEQAGADGITVHIRGDRRHIQDADLFVLRQAVTTYLNVEMAATEEMLKIVIDVKPDAVSLVPENPREITTEGGLNVRTNIAIVRAAVSKLRECGILASLFIDPDPEQIEAAREVNAQQVELCTAAYAEATLGAVGIHGEGAARANHELRRLREGAALAAQYGLHVAAGHGLTTRNVGAVARISEIAEFNIGHHIVSRAVFVGLDQAVREIRDAIASA encoded by the coding sequence ATGACCGCCAGACTCAACGTCAACATCGACCACGTCGCCACGGTGCGACAAGCGCGCCGCACGATTGAACCAAGTGTGGTGGCCGCCGCAATGGCTTGCGAACAAGCGGGCGCCGACGGAATCACGGTGCACATTCGCGGCGACCGGCGTCACATTCAGGATGCTGATCTGTTCGTGTTGCGACAAGCCGTCACGACTTACTTGAATGTCGAGATGGCGGCCACGGAAGAGATGTTGAAGATCGTGATTGACGTGAAGCCTGACGCAGTCTCTTTGGTGCCCGAAAATCCGCGCGAAATTACCACCGAAGGCGGATTGAATGTGCGGACGAATATCGCCATCGTGCGCGCGGCGGTAAGTAAGCTGCGCGAATGCGGCATCCTGGCGAGCCTCTTCATCGATCCCGATCCCGAACAGATAGAAGCCGCCCGCGAGGTGAACGCCCAGCAAGTCGAGTTATGCACGGCCGCTTATGCAGAAGCTACCCTCGGCGCGGTGGGAATACATGGCGAGGGGGCCGCGCGCGCAAATCACGAATTACGACGTCTGCGTGAAGGGGCCGCACTCGCGGCTCAGTACGGCCTGCATGTCGCCGCCGGTCACGGATTGACGACAAGAAACGTGGGCGCCGTCGCGCGGATAAGTGAAATTGCCGAATTCAATATCGGCCATCACATCGTGTCCCGTGCGGTATTTGTTGGATTGGATCAGGCGGTACGCGAGATACGCGATGCGATTGCGTCAGCGTGA
- a CDS encoding F0F1 ATP synthase subunit epsilon, which produces MADQLKLEVVTPERRVLSESVSSVTVPGRSGEMQILPGHAALISELKTGVLAYNQDGATQQLHVSGGFVEVSDDRVSVLAEIAERPEEIDAARARLARDHSEKQLSAWSGTEEDFEKARVKLERSMVRLQLASGSR; this is translated from the coding sequence ATGGCTGATCAACTGAAATTAGAAGTCGTCACTCCTGAACGCCGGGTTCTTTCTGAATCCGTAAGCTCGGTGACCGTCCCCGGTCGCAGCGGCGAGATGCAGATTCTGCCGGGCCACGCCGCGCTGATCTCTGAACTTAAAACCGGCGTGCTCGCCTACAACCAGGACGGAGCCACGCAGCAATTGCACGTGTCCGGAGGATTCGTCGAAGTCAGCGATGATCGCGTTTCCGTACTCGCCGAAATCGCTGAACGGCCCGAAGAAATCGACGCCGCTCGCGCCCGCCTCGCACGCGACCACAGTGAAAAGCAATTGAGTGCGTGGAGCGGGACTGAGGAAGATTTCGAAAAGGCCCGGGTTAAGCTGGAGCGATCGATGGTGAGACTTCAGTTGGCTTCAGGATCGCGGTAA
- the atpD gene encoding F0F1 ATP synthase subunit beta, with protein MATSNGAAANGHVGKVVQIIGPVVDVEFGESYLPPIYQALRITSDGFDVPDPINVIAEVQQHLGEGRVRAVSMLPTDGMVRGMNATDTGGPITVPVGEGTLGRVMNVIGEPVDNLGDIPHQQRYPIHRHAPAFDEQSTELQMFETGIKVIDLIQPFLRGGKIGLFGGAGVGKTVIVMELINNIAKARSGFSVFAGVGERTREGNDLLREMVESKVIDFGEAFYQNLEETGAFDMTKADLKAIENSKVSLIYGQMTEPPGARLRVALSGLTVAEYFRDQGMDVLLFIDNIFRFTQAGSEVSALLGRMPSAVGYQPNLATEMGEMQERITSTKTGSITSIQAVYVPADDYTDPAPATTFAHLDAVTALSRQIVELGIYPAVDPLSSSSRILDPRIVGEDHYNTTMAVKQILQRYKDLQDIIAILGLDELSDEDKLVVSRARKIQKFFSQPFHVASQFTGREGKYVKLEDTIKGFKEIIDGKHDELPEQAFYMVGTIEEVIEAAKKME; from the coding sequence ATGGCTACGTCTAACGGCGCTGCGGCGAATGGTCACGTCGGAAAAGTTGTGCAAATCATCGGCCCGGTGGTCGACGTTGAGTTTGGAGAAAGCTACCTGCCGCCGATTTATCAGGCGCTGCGGATCACGTCCGACGGCTTCGATGTCCCGGATCCGATCAACGTCATTGCGGAAGTGCAGCAGCACCTGGGCGAAGGCCGCGTGCGCGCCGTCTCGATGCTGCCGACCGACGGCATGGTCCGCGGCATGAATGCCACCGACACCGGTGGCCCGATTACCGTTCCGGTGGGCGAAGGCACTCTTGGCCGCGTCATGAACGTGATTGGCGAGCCGGTGGACAATCTCGGCGACATTCCGCATCAACAGCGCTATCCAATTCATCGTCACGCACCCGCGTTCGACGAGCAATCTACGGAACTCCAGATGTTCGAAACCGGAATCAAGGTCATCGACCTGATTCAGCCGTTTCTTCGCGGCGGCAAGATCGGTTTGTTCGGCGGCGCGGGCGTGGGCAAGACCGTCATCGTGATGGAGCTGATCAACAACATCGCGAAAGCGCGCTCAGGCTTTTCCGTGTTCGCGGGGGTCGGCGAGCGCACGCGCGAAGGAAACGACCTGCTGCGCGAAATGGTCGAGTCGAAGGTTATCGATTTTGGCGAGGCCTTCTATCAGAATCTGGAAGAGACCGGCGCCTTCGACATGACGAAGGCCGATCTCAAGGCCATTGAAAATTCGAAAGTAAGTCTCATCTACGGCCAGATGACCGAACCGCCGGGCGCGCGTCTGCGCGTGGCGTTGTCGGGATTGACCGTCGCCGAGTATTTCCGCGACCAGGGGATGGACGTTCTGCTCTTCATCGACAACATCTTCAGGTTTACGCAGGCAGGTTCCGAAGTATCGGCGTTGTTAGGCCGCATGCCTTCGGCGGTGGGATATCAGCCCAACCTCGCGACCGAAATGGGCGAGATGCAGGAACGAATTACTTCGACAAAGACCGGTTCGATCACTTCGATTCAGGCCGTCTACGTGCCGGCCGACGATTACACCGATCCGGCGCCGGCGACTACGTTCGCGCACCTCGATGCGGTCACCGCTCTGTCGCGCCAGATCGTCGAACTGGGAATTTATCCGGCCGTTGATCCGCTCTCTTCGTCGTCACGCATTCTCGACCCGCGCATTGTCGGCGAGGACCACTACAACACGACCATGGCGGTTAAGCAGATTCTGCAGCGTTACAAAGATCTGCAGGACATCATCGCGATTCTTGGTCTCGACGAATTGTCGGACGAAGACAAGCTGGTTGTTTCACGCGCGCGCAAGATTCAGAAATTCTTCTCGCAGCCGTTCCACGTCGCGTCGCAATTTACCGGCCGCGAAGGCAAGTATGTGAAGCTGGAAGACACGATCAAAGGCTTCAAAGAAATCATCGACGGCAAGCACGACGAGCTTCCGGAGCAGGCTTTCTACATGGTCGGCACCATCGAGGAAGTGATCGAAGCCGCGAAGAAGATGGAGTAA
- a CDS encoding methyltransferase domain-containing protein — MPDWDQRYRNGEHATKEPSPLIRTAVKSLKPGRALDIACGVGRHAIFLAERGWQVTAVDSSRVGIEILQQRAREAGVAVEARVGDLEAGECHIEPGTYDLICVFYYLQRNLFSPMRAGVKPGGTVVGAIHLNDGKEDAKPANPAFLLEPGELKRLFADWEITYYREGESDEGGHHHDTAYLIARKPPELS, encoded by the coding sequence ATGCCTGATTGGGATCAGCGTTATCGCAATGGCGAGCACGCTACCAAAGAACCTTCGCCGCTTATCCGCACAGCTGTTAAAAGTCTGAAGCCTGGCCGCGCCCTGGACATTGCATGCGGCGTTGGCCGTCACGCGATCTTTCTCGCCGAGCGCGGCTGGCAGGTGACGGCGGTCGATTCTTCGCGCGTCGGCATCGAGATTCTGCAACAACGTGCGCGCGAAGCGGGCGTGGCTGTCGAAGCGCGCGTCGGGGATCTCGAAGCAGGCGAGTGCCACATCGAACCCGGTACCTACGATCTGATTTGCGTCTTCTATTATCTTCAGCGGAATCTGTTTTCCCCGATGCGCGCTGGGGTGAAGCCGGGCGGCACGGTCGTCGGCGCAATTCATCTCAATGATGGGAAAGAGGACGCGAAGCCTGCGAATCCCGCGTTCCTGCTTGAACCGGGCGAACTAAAACGATTGTTTGCAGATTGGGAAATCACGTACTATCGCGAAGGCGAATCAGACGAAGGCGGTCATCATCACGATACGGCGTATCTGATTGCGCGCAAGCCTCCGGAATTGAGTTAG
- a CDS encoding DUF6687 family protein, with product MRFEFYSDAIAAEPKLSVDGTVDNAIHFSHWKGNETPASVKADTSTEIVLNVVGAANRDQLTQGIDLVTNNHFDTDGVLSVWSMLNGERAPELREKLIAAAEAGDFCELSTTDGVRASIVIQGSDSPTDKSGSPLARQLAGEEITDEARAYELVLPHVERVITHTNAFEELWRESWTRIEAALDSFAKGESRVEEDPNTRLSVVTLAPEVFGAIGFDPYHHAAPFTAISHEARGDLFLIATPLGEGWAYRIDYPYYSWAETVVRPRIARRDFSALVRQFNELDQSTAGRWQIDDTELASAIKFRDDSGKLAASKLAPDTVAGHLRGAIAEHPAAEAQHA from the coding sequence ATGAGATTTGAGTTCTACAGCGATGCGATCGCCGCCGAGCCGAAGCTCTCGGTTGACGGTACCGTCGATAACGCGATTCACTTTTCACACTGGAAAGGGAACGAAACACCGGCCTCAGTGAAGGCCGATACTTCCACTGAGATCGTCCTGAACGTCGTCGGCGCGGCGAACCGCGATCAACTGACGCAGGGGATCGACCTCGTCACGAACAATCACTTTGATACGGACGGCGTGTTGTCCGTCTGGTCGATGCTGAATGGCGAACGCGCGCCCGAGTTGCGCGAGAAATTAATTGCCGCGGCGGAGGCCGGCGATTTTTGCGAATTGAGCACGACGGACGGCGTGCGCGCCAGCATCGTCATTCAGGGATCGGATTCGCCGACCGATAAGTCGGGGTCGCCATTGGCGCGGCAGCTGGCGGGCGAAGAGATCACTGACGAGGCGCGCGCTTATGAACTGGTTCTGCCACACGTGGAGCGTGTGATTACCCACACGAATGCCTTCGAAGAATTGTGGCGCGAATCGTGGACGCGAATCGAAGCCGCGCTCGACAGTTTTGCGAAAGGCGAATCACGCGTTGAAGAAGACCCGAATACACGGTTGTCCGTGGTGACGCTCGCGCCTGAGGTTTTTGGGGCTATCGGCTTTGACCCGTATCACCATGCGGCCCCGTTCACAGCGATTTCGCACGAGGCGCGTGGCGATCTCTTCCTGATCGCGACGCCGCTAGGTGAAGGCTGGGCTTACCGCATCGACTATCCGTACTACTCCTGGGCCGAAACCGTCGTGCGTCCCCGGATCGCGCGTCGAGATTTCAGTGCGCTCGTTCGCCAGTTCAATGAGCTTGACCAGAGCACCGCCGGTCGCTGGCAAATCGACGACACCGAACTCGCATCGGCTATCAAGTTTCGCGACGACAGTGGAAAGCTTGCCGCGTCGAAGTTAGCTCCTGACACCGTGGCCGGCCATCTCCGTGGCGCCATCGCTGAACATCCTGCCGCTGAAGCCCAACATGCCTGA
- a CDS encoding response regulator, with protein sequence MSDFKCRILYVDDHDDSAEMLKLVLADVDYEVESARTLKQALELASQIEFDLYVVDKRLPDGSGLELIKQLETLTPGIPSIVYTGDVYEVHREQAMAAGAHAFVCKPDIETLIKTVHDFLSQRECATATATAA encoded by the coding sequence ATGTCTGACTTCAAATGCCGCATCCTTTACGTTGACGATCATGATGATAGTGCTGAGATGCTGAAGCTTGTGCTGGCGGACGTGGACTATGAAGTTGAATCCGCGCGCACCCTCAAGCAGGCGCTGGAACTGGCTTCGCAGATTGAGTTCGACCTGTACGTGGTGGACAAGCGTCTGCCGGACGGCTCGGGCTTGGAATTGATCAAGCAGCTGGAAACACTAACGCCCGGTATCCCCAGCATCGTTTACACGGGTGATGTTTACGAAGTGCATCGGGAACAGGCCATGGCCGCCGGGGCGCACGCCTTCGTGTGTAAACCCGACATCGAAACGCTAATCAAAACTGTGCACGATTTCCTTTCCCAGCGTGAGTGCGCCACGGCCACGGCCACGGCCGCGTGA
- a CDS encoding redoxin domain-containing protein, with product MPRIGFLLALLVLAVVTLAPALLKGRTARAQQPNGATYEEEIQAGNLFMRQRKYEDALKAFKRANDLKGKASAEAYWMMANAFMGLEAYKNVAQSADKVVEFGANDVALQAQAHNLKAIAIQKQSDAGKNQKKLQEAEAALRLAVTAKADYAEPHYNLGVVLLQQNRDPEGIASLKKYLELAPDQFFSADARKIIENPRRAREPFAPDFSVTTSAGEFISLDDLKGKVVLLDFWGTWCPPCVASLPALRNLNKRFTKTEKFVLLGISSDGDEDKWSNFIVKQEMIWPQFLDRERAVQRAFRVNSFPTYIVIDHEGVIRFRSSGLSFEKEAELSHAIDKQIKIMQKAGSPN from the coding sequence ATGCCCAGAATCGGCTTTTTGCTCGCGCTTTTAGTGCTCGCCGTTGTGACCCTCGCGCCAGCTCTTTTGAAGGGCCGGACCGCCCGCGCTCAACAACCCAACGGCGCAACTTACGAAGAAGAGATACAAGCCGGCAACCTGTTCATGCGGCAGCGGAAGTATGAAGACGCGCTCAAGGCTTTCAAACGGGCCAACGATCTAAAGGGTAAGGCCTCAGCCGAAGCTTACTGGATGATGGCGAATGCCTTCATGGGTCTCGAGGCCTATAAGAATGTTGCGCAAAGTGCCGACAAGGTGGTGGAGTTCGGCGCCAACGACGTGGCGTTGCAGGCGCAGGCCCACAACCTGAAAGCCATTGCGATTCAGAAACAATCAGACGCCGGAAAAAATCAGAAGAAGCTGCAAGAAGCAGAAGCAGCCTTGCGCCTGGCCGTGACCGCGAAGGCGGATTACGCCGAGCCGCACTACAACCTGGGTGTCGTGCTGCTTCAGCAAAACCGCGACCCGGAGGGAATAGCCTCGTTAAAGAAGTACCTTGAACTGGCCCCCGATCAATTCTTCTCAGCTGATGCGCGGAAGATTATCGAGAACCCGCGCCGTGCGCGCGAACCGTTCGCACCGGACTTCTCAGTTACAACTTCGGCAGGCGAATTCATTTCGCTCGACGATCTTAAGGGCAAAGTTGTGCTGCTGGATTTCTGGGGGACCTGGTGCCCGCCATGTGTGGCTTCACTGCCGGCGCTACGCAATCTGAACAAGCGGTTTACGAAGACTGAAAAGTTCGTCCTGCTGGGAATCAGCTCAGATGGTGACGAAGACAAGTGGAGTAACTTTATCGTTAAGCAGGAGATGATTTGGCCGCAGTTCCTCGACCGGGAGCGTGCCGTGCAACGCGCCTTCAGGGTCAACAGCTTTCCCACCTACATCGTAATCGACCACGAAGGCGTAATTCGCTTTCGCTCAAGTGGCTTGAGTTTTGAGAAAGAAGCCGAGCTGTCCCACGCCATTGATAAACAAATAAAGATAATGCAGAAGGCGGGGTCGCCTAATTAG
- a CDS encoding M14 family zinc carboxypeptidase, which translates to MHRTRNVALVVFCAAALFLSFTLPPAWAQKKPNAKTKSVEKNGNSDALFSSANAPNPDPVFAEKVKEYTTEPYFSTELVDHLPLSDTVPSPQKVLGYVVGTPNKLTYTKDLHRYYRELDSASPRVRTFTAAEKSEEGKEQLLIAVGDEASIAKLDRYKEITAKLADPRRINDAEAQRLIGEGKVFYWASGSIHSPETGSPEMLMELAYRLAVEESPFIQAIRKNVIVLITPALEVDGRDRMVDLYNYRKANPGKNSPGLIFWGKYVAHDNNRDGLGMALALSRNQMKTFLEYHPAILHDLHESVPFLYTSTGTGPYNAWLDPITVNEWQLLAYHEIEEMTKRGVPGVWTHGFYDGWAPNYMFYVANGHNAIGRFYETFGNGGADTMDRTVGAQSQRDWFRPNPPQPRVKWSLRNNVNMQQSAILLAMNFVANNKERFLQNFYLKSKRSVAKATNEGPAAYVVPSDQSRLGEAADMVNLLRLMGVEVHKADKEISIKDQKYPAGSYVVRMDQPYSRMADMLLDTQYYNVNDPRPYDDTGWTMGPLRNVKTVRVTDKAVLQSPMTMLTADARVVGKITGTASTAGYIINHNTENNLATLRFKLKDVKMSTAEDSFKIGNQQFNAGSFVIRTEGNPTDVRQRLDAAVKELGLTALAVDKLPDVKTHELAVPRIAILHTWTNTQNDGWYRIEFDRYQIPFSYISDQVVRNTPNLREKFDVIIFPPLGGSAQAIVNGIPMRGDAIPWKGSELTPNMGLSPDQSDDIRGGMGLPGVANLQKFVREGGLFITVANTTRLPIEYGLTTGVSIQETRQLQARGSIFNARFTDRKSPIAYGYDETLPIYFNQAPVFQVAGGGGGGGAGGGGGGGGGEGGTGSRVTGRGTLTDPDIVQAMPQASPAQRPAGPPGEPTAEQRQQLGAFYVPPAERPRVILRFASDEKNLLISGMLAGGSELANAPAVIDVPVGKGHIVMFATNPMWRHQNHGSFFLIWNAALNFDSLNTERPAPAAPRRPGGAEADDQ; encoded by the coding sequence ATGCATCGAACCAGAAATGTCGCGCTCGTCGTGTTCTGCGCCGCGGCCCTTTTCCTCTCGTTCACTCTGCCGCCCGCCTGGGCCCAGAAAAAGCCGAACGCGAAAACAAAGTCTGTCGAAAAGAATGGTAACAGTGACGCTCTCTTCTCCAGCGCCAACGCGCCGAATCCCGATCCGGTGTTCGCCGAGAAAGTTAAGGAGTACACGACCGAGCCGTACTTCTCGACTGAGTTAGTCGATCACCTGCCGCTGTCAGACACCGTTCCGTCGCCGCAGAAAGTGCTGGGTTACGTCGTGGGGACGCCAAACAAACTGACTTACACAAAGGACCTCCATCGCTACTATCGCGAACTGGACAGCGCGAGTCCCCGCGTGCGCACGTTCACCGCGGCGGAAAAATCGGAAGAAGGCAAAGAGCAGCTTCTGATCGCCGTCGGCGACGAAGCATCGATCGCGAAACTTGATCGTTATAAAGAGATCACTGCCAAGCTCGCCGACCCGCGCAGAATTAACGATGCGGAAGCGCAGCGGCTGATCGGCGAAGGAAAAGTTTTCTACTGGGCTTCCGGTTCAATCCACTCTCCCGAAACCGGCTCGCCAGAGATGCTTATGGAACTCGCTTATCGGCTGGCGGTGGAAGAGAGCCCTTTCATCCAGGCGATCCGGAAAAATGTAATTGTGCTGATCACGCCGGCGCTGGAGGTTGATGGCCGCGATCGCATGGTCGATCTGTACAACTATCGCAAAGCGAACCCCGGCAAAAATTCCCCGGGACTGATCTTTTGGGGCAAGTATGTCGCGCACGATAACAACCGCGATGGATTGGGAATGGCGCTGGCGCTCTCGCGCAATCAGATGAAGACTTTCCTCGAATACCATCCGGCGATTCTGCACGACTTGCATGAGTCTGTGCCGTTTCTTTACACGTCGACGGGCACCGGACCTTACAACGCCTGGCTTGATCCGATCACGGTGAATGAGTGGCAATTGCTCGCGTATCACGAGATCGAAGAGATGACGAAGCGGGGTGTTCCCGGTGTGTGGACGCACGGCTTCTATGATGGTTGGGCGCCGAATTACATGTTCTATGTCGCGAATGGTCACAACGCGATCGGCCGGTTCTACGAGACATTTGGCAACGGCGGCGCGGACACGATGGATCGCACGGTCGGCGCACAGTCACAGCGCGATTGGTTTCGGCCGAATCCGCCGCAGCCGCGCGTGAAGTGGTCGCTGCGGAACAACGTCAACATGCAGCAGTCGGCGATTCTGCTGGCGATGAATTTCGTCGCGAATAACAAGGAGAGATTTCTTCAGAACTTCTATTTGAAGAGCAAGCGTTCGGTCGCAAAAGCGACGAATGAAGGCCCGGCTGCTTACGTGGTTCCTTCCGACCAATCTCGGTTGGGAGAAGCCGCGGACATGGTTAATCTGCTTCGGCTAATGGGTGTCGAAGTTCACAAAGCCGACAAAGAGATCAGCATCAAGGACCAGAAGTACCCGGCCGGGTCGTACGTCGTGCGCATGGATCAGCCTTACTCGCGCATGGCCGACATGCTGCTCGACACGCAGTACTACAACGTGAACGATCCGCGACCCTATGACGACACCGGCTGGACAATGGGTCCGTTGCGCAACGTTAAGACGGTGCGCGTTACCGACAAGGCAGTTCTGCAATCCCCGATGACGATGCTCACGGCAGATGCGCGCGTGGTCGGGAAAATCACGGGTACTGCTTCGACGGCCGGTTACATAATCAATCACAACACCGAGAACAATCTGGCGACGCTGCGCTTCAAGTTGAAAGACGTGAAGATGAGCACGGCTGAAGACTCGTTCAAAATCGGCAACCAGCAGTTCAATGCCGGCTCGTTCGTCATCAGGACTGAAGGCAATCCCACGGACGTGCGGCAACGCCTGGATGCTGCGGTGAAAGAGTTGGGACTAACGGCGCTCGCCGTCGACAAGCTGCCGGACGTGAAGACACACGAACTGGCCGTTCCCCGCATCGCAATCCTGCACACGTGGACGAACACCCAGAACGACGGTTGGTATCGGATCGAGTTTGATCGTTATCAAATTCCGTTTTCCTACATTTCGGATCAAGTAGTGCGCAACACACCGAACCTGCGTGAGAAATTCGACGTGATCATTTTTCCGCCGCTGGGCGGTTCAGCGCAGGCGATCGTAAACGGCATTCCCATGCGCGGCGACGCCATTCCGTGGAAAGGATCAGAGCTAACCCCCAACATGGGCCTGTCACCTGATCAATCGGACGACATTCGCGGCGGCATGGGCTTGCCCGGCGTGGCGAACCTGCAAAAGTTTGTGCGCGAAGGCGGTCTCTTCATCACCGTCGCGAACACGACCCGACTTCCGATCGAGTATGGATTGACGACCGGCGTGTCGATTCAGGAAACCCGGCAGTTGCAGGCGCGCGGATCGATCTTCAATGCGCGCTTTACCGATCGTAAGAGTCCGATCGCGTACGGCTATGACGAGACCCTGCCCATCTATTTTAATCAGGCGCCGGTGTTTCAAGTTGCCGGCGGCGGTGGTGGCGGTGGAGCTGGCGGCGGTGGTGGCGGTGGCGGCGGTGAAGGTGGTACCGGAAGCCGGGTAACGGGACGCGGTACGTTGACCGATCCGGACATAGTCCAGGCCATGCCGCAGGCTTCGCCGGCGCAAAGACCGGCCGGACCTCCGGGCGAGCCGACGGCGGAACAGCGTCAGCAGCTCGGCGCGTTTTACGTGCCGCCGGCAGAACGGCCGCGCGTGATCCTGCGCTTTGCGTCCGACGAAAAGAACCTTTTGATTAGCGGAATGCTCGCGGGTGGATCCGAGCTGGCCAATGCGCCGGCCGTGATCGACGTGCCGGTCGGCAAGGGCCACATCGTCATGTTCGCCACGAATCCGATGTGGCGTCATCAGAATCATGGGAGCTTCTTTTTGATCTGGAATGCCGCGCTTAACTTCGATTCGCTGAACACGGAGCGACCGGCGCCGGCAGCGCCGAGGCGGCCCGGTGGCGCCGAGGCGGACGATCAGTGA